A single Candidatus Alcyoniella australis DNA region contains:
- the nrdD gene encoding anaerobic ribonucleoside-triphosphate reductase, with protein sequence MSKQGCGAKTEVYSRVVGYYRPVQQWNKGKREEYLRRRPFNTEPNHDAGKAKTSVDKRRANLDASLSAIRYAGEAKG encoded by the coding sequence ATGAGCAAACAGGGCTGCGGCGCCAAGACCGAGGTCTACTCCAGAGTCGTGGGCTACTACCGCCCGGTGCAGCAATGGAACAAGGGCAAGCGCGAGGAATATCTCCGCCGCCGTCCGTTCAACACAGAGCCCAACCATGATGCGGGGAAGGCGAAAACCAGCGTCGACAAACGACGGGCAAACCTCGACGCCTCGCTGTCTGCCATCAGATACGCCGGAGAGGCCAAGGGATGA